tttATTTGCTgcataatattatattttgctatattatttattttgccacattataattattcagttatactattatactatattcctgaaatgaattaattattttagttttcctatatcgccaagtatatcgttatcgcaaaaataccctgaaatatcgtgatattattttagagccatatcgcccacccctagtgtacaggtaaatttctggtgtattgcttgtttttcttggtaacagaaaacacatgtGCACCactcactgactgaatacaacctagacagacaccaacagtaaggcgttcattgctatcttggcaacacagtgcagcacaaatccaacttttacatcaacaataaacagaatagtaaataaaataacattgctgttcctgtaaatgagctgctggagctccttcacagtgtgaaccagcagctcagtttcctctgctgagaagcgtttgttggacacgtccaggtagctgcaccattaaaatagcaatatgccaaagtcagagcacacctgactcttaaatggAATGAAGAGCgagagacacactgattggtttatttaacgttactcccaaaattaaaaacacccatctcaggcagcagcagcctgtcacttacacacacagagtcaaTGCTGTGTATCTACACCTTCCAAAGTGATTATCGTGCATGCAATATCATgcaatgactatgcttaaacaatAAATCTTGcaaacttttgcacattttgagccacacaaggtgtacttttcccactgttatgatagcaaagacacactgacacgtcttaaatcaagctgcatggttggTCAGTGTAgcgtttattaattaaattttctgacagtttgaggctaaatgcaaaaatagagaattggatgtaaaaattcattgtttcatttttttactatagtgcagtgtgcaaaaaataagttttcattcatttttccaattaatttttttcagataCAAAAATTGACAGatctgaaaatcgagagaagattcaacttttTATTTTCCTTCTCTTGAATTTCAGATTGGtcaatttttgtatcttgtaacacaaatctgatggtataatccaaattacaaaattgcaaaaaaaaaaaaaaattcttaaattACGATTTTGTGTGGTagagatgaaaaaataaaattggtaaaatggatgaaaacatATTTCTTGTATATGGCACTACTTTCAcatctaattttctatttttgcatttagcctcaaatagtcagaaaattaaattaataaacattacactAAGCATTATTaatgatatacaatatatagaataattaataaaatactaaaatagagcccttaagTGTTTTGTATGGACATTATTTTTTCAGTACACTAAAACAATACATACCCCTACAGTTTAAAATAACTACCCACTACCTccttaaaaaaacagtataaactgTAGAAAAACATCATTATATTTGACaactgaccaactgcagcaaccccagatcatagctccGCCCCTTACTGAAACAAATTAAGCCCAATCTGTTGGTCCGGCCCTCCTGAAATATTTAAGCCCAGTTTATTATGTGGACCCTTATTATAACGGTCCGCCCCTGCCCTGGGAAAAGTGCAGCAATGCCTGTAATTTTTCCCCCTCGTCCGGTGATAACACTGACGAGCTCCTCACAGCAGCTTATATACACACGACCTTTGGATCTTTAAACTCTGCTTCTGTAAATGTCCCGTCATGATAGAGGAGCATGATGTGCccccacacaacacaacacaacacaacacatactgtctatatactctataatacttatgtttattttatattgtttaattttttattgtataCATTACTCTTACTATAGATTTTTTCAAATATATCTAATAAACTTCCAATAAGAATTGTTGTCTTACTAGGattgtttttgcttattttaaaaataataggagtaatttacactttattttaagtaatttaaacccCAAATAAGCATGAAAAGTTAATTATTTGATTCATAATAACACTTAAGATAGAAAATCTgcgatttttgcttgatttaagtcttacttaacTCAGTAtatagcttattttaagaatttttactcatttaaaatatgcttaccccattggtagattttttttgcttaatataagcatataggCTCTAGTTTTTGCCAGCAGATTTGTATTGATATTCTttaattttatatgtttaatcTTTATCGTTTTATTGATATCAATTGTAATGAAATAATCCAATGCGTCTTCtagtttttatttacaatttttattgtaaagCTTTTTGAGCTGCATTCTGTGTATGAAAGGTTctatataaagatttttttggactaaacagcattttAAGTGTTAAGTTTTCTACAGTAAGGAAAATATAGTCACTTCAAAAAATTCACTggcaaaaactatacaaaatatatgtaaattaaaagCTATATACTTTCATTAAGcccatttttttgttcttttaagaTTTCTATAAAGCTATAAAAGTCTCTATAAGTGAAAAGTGAAAAGCTataagtgaagtaagacttaaatcaactTATTTTTGGCATAAACATGGACACAAGAAtgagaataaacaaaaaaacaaaatcttagcaagtaaaataatCTCATTTCAAGATTATAAATCTTAGTTTTTTTATCTGACAAGAATTTTGGTGTTATTAAGCAAAATAAGCAAATTCTGGTGTCCAAATGTAAGATTTTGAGATTAATCTTATTtcaagaaatcttactaagacatTTTTGGTTACCTCAATGGCAGATTTTTATACGTCtcaatttacaaatatttacaaaaatctttattgtCTTATTTATATCTATTATAATGAATTTATCCAATGtgtattaaaattgtatttatcatatttattgtaAAGCTCTTCGAGATGCAgtctgtgtatgaaaggtgctataaaaataaaaaaattatacaatttttaaaaacatgCTATTTATTTAAATAGGTTCTATTTCTCAGGCAGGGTTTAAGCCTAGTCTCGAATTAAACAGCATTttaactgcttttttatttttttattaaaaggtaAATATAGTCACTGCcaaaaatctattggcaaaaactagacaaaatatatgtaaggTGAGacatatacacttatatatatattatatataatctgAAAAcgaggtaaacaaaaaaaaatattttatgcaaTTTGAAACAAAATGAGCACAAAAAGTcatcaatcaagttattctgaatATTATATTCAAATTTAACCAGAAAATAAGTGATTTTGcctgatttaagtcttacttcactaatTTTGAGATTTTATGAAAACTTTGAAGTTTTCATAACatcagcagatttttttttgtcatataagCATGTACATCttagtttacatttattttgtctagtttttgccaatcttaatagttttttttatatctattgtaatttaattatccaatgtgtattttacattttatttatcatatttactgTAAAGTTCTTTGAGCTGCATTCTGTTCATGAAATGTGCCACATAaatcaaaatatattattatttgtattgttataattattattattatcatcatcataagATTTTTAATATTTACGGTCCATTTTTATAGGCAgcgattaagcctagtcttggtctGAAGAGCATTTTGAATGCAGATTTTCTattgaaattaaaatataattactgagaaaaaaaaacactgtcagaaactagacaaaatatatgtaaatttagacCTTTACACTTATggacctttacacacacacacaaaaaaaaatcagccaaaaaatctaattttactcaaaattaGCACAAAAATTCACCTGTTAAGTTTTTTTCCTaattattgtgtccaaatttaagccaaaagaAAGgagttttttttgcttgattataaaaaatcttaaaaaacataaaacatatatatatatttttataagcatatatatatcatacatatatacatacatatattttatctagTTGTTTTTTTCCTGATAATATAACACAGCTGAGGAGGATGAGTTATATTCTGGGTTTAGAGTCTGAGGTCTGTAAGCGGTGTTTCTCCAGCTGTAAACAGCAGCAGATGTGGGTGATATTAGGAGATATTGAGATATATTGTGAGAAATTGTGAGATATTATGAGATATTGTGAGATCTTACCCTGAGCAGCGCGGCTCCACAGCCCCAGAGAGAGGAACACGCAGAGCAGCTTCATCCTCCGCGGGCGCTTCGCTCGTGTTCCGCGTGTTTGGGACCGGAGCTCAGAGCTGACCGGGGGCCGCTGTGTGCAGTACCCCTCCCTCACCGCGGGGGCGCTGGAGCTGCTGaaccttttttcttattttacgtAAAAAAGGGAAAACCTGGCCaaattaagagtttatttatttatatatttatttatttatttgtttatttgttcgtttgttttagacagtatatatatatatatatatatatatatatatataggggtacATTCTGGGTATAtcttatacaaatatatatatatatatatatatatatatatatatatatatatatatatatatatatatatatattataaaaaaaatctattaatgcattaaaaaataataaaatacattatcaaATAATGATACAAATTaagagtcatttatttatttattttttagaccgTTATTACACGGGTTcttatataaaacataattataaaaatataaaacaaaaaatcttatataaaacacaattatattaataaaaaaattaaaaaataaaaaacaaataaataaagtacattaataaaaaaaagaataaacactaagagtttatttaatttactgatttatgtatttgtttattttagacAGTAAGTATACAGTATAGtacataaagtatatattttagatatatcatataaaaaacaaaattatattaattaaaatcattcataaaaaaataaattaataaataacaatacaaactaagagtttgtttatttacgtatttatttatttatttgtttattttttttttttttagacagtaaGTATACAGGGGTATATTTTGGGTATATCTTACATAAaacataattatattaataaaaacattcataaaaaaaaaaaaaaattaaatacataaacaaatacatatacaaactaagagtttatttatttactgatttatttatttctttatgtatttacttattttagacAGTAAGTATACAGGGGAACATTTTGGGTATATCTTTTACAAAACAGAAtgatatcaataaaaaaacattcactaaaaacaaataaataaaatacattaataaataacaatgaagactaagagtttatttatttatttatttatttatttgtttgtttatttttttcttttagacaGTAAGTTTACTGGGGTACATTTTGGGTATAtcttatacaaaaaatattttttgaacacccctcttattattattattattattattattattattattattattattattattattatactctaCTATAATATACTACATTATTCTATTTTCATACTAACTATATAACTTATAGCTTGCTATATCTATCTTATTTCATAtgcattaattgtattattattgtcatcatcatttttatcatttgtgTCAGAACTTATTGTGGTGGGTCATTGTGTGTGCAACAAAtgtttgaaaaataataaaaatacattcacAAAAAAGGGGGGCCCTTCTTCTTGGCAGTGCTTATACAGATCAATACAGTGCGCCACCTACTGCTCACAAATCAGTATTTCTTCATAAAGACCAAATCATCTCTCTAAagcttttctctctgttttaatTTGAATAGATATATAGAACACTCAGGTTGAGGCCAAGCACAAGTTGCAGGTATCACCGTGGCAACCAGGCAGCTCATTCTAATGATGATGTCACAGTGATGTAGTGACATAATAAAGTGTTCTAAACTCTAAACTGTAAACTCTGCACTGTTACAGTCATTTCTCATCAGTTCACTGGAGAGAAAGCAGCAGGAGAGCACGGTTCACGTCTGTAGTGTTTAACATCAGCTGTATTGTGAGAATCTGCAGGAGATGATGGAGGAGTTTTCATTCAGAGgaggaaagaggaagagaggaaaggAGAAGGAGGATCCTCAGAGAGTTTTACCGGGAAAAAACACTCTCCCTGAAAGTGAAGCTCCAGATAAAAAGAGACGGAAAGTAGGAGAGAACTGTAGGCGGCCTAAGAAACAGAGAGGCGGACAGAagagtgaaaaacagcaaaaattcaAAAAGCCAGGTCAGATTTCAGTCCAGATCCTAacttaaaaatttattttatactgagtgagctgtgtttattacaattttaaatattCACAGAAAGTAGATTCCACTGCATCCTTTATAACCAGTAATAATAATAGGCATTTGCATAGGAACCTGGgtgggggatgggtgggacatgtctatccaatatcagaaataggtagatttgtccccccccccaaaaatgatgcagtagaaaaagcagaaattgttttttaaaaatcagGAACACAGTGCCTACGTGCTGCCGAGAGGGGGTGATTTTAATGGCGGAGTGCAGATTTAGGCACAACTATGGTGCctaattcagcacccccgccaggaaaagcaccccctctcgggagggGCTGCAGGTGGCATGTTCCTTTTTCCTAATTTTTTAAGAggcagcgtagcttagaacattATCTTTACTTACAACATTTCCATTttgtaagtaaagttaaagctaagAAGACATGGGTGTAATTTTtcctaacaacagtaaatgtaatatgGAGTAACTGTTTTCCACAGAGACCTTCTACTCTCGCTACACTATTGGAAAGAAGATAGGGGAAGGAGGCTACGGATCCGTCTTCGAGGGAACACGAAATTCAGATGGCCTTCAGGTTCTTCTTTACTCTGTCTCTCCGTAACTTCACTACTTTAATATCTCACATATTTCCTATTCAGTCCTTATAATTTTAAACCcttcttttgtctttttgtgtAGGTGGCTATTAAATTCGTCCCAAATTCAGTAGGACGACGATACAAGATTGGCGTAAGTGTGAATGTAACCCAGATTTTGCTTTAAAACATGAGCAGAATGTCTAGAAATCCTATTAGCAGTATGATTATCATAGTATTATGCCTAATACAATTTCACGCCTTGGCCTTAGCACTTATCCCTACCGCCTCAAAggttggaggggtaggttaggggaagtgttggggctacattggtccttcaaactgagattttttttagagaaacactccaaacagagggctatgagaatcactggaaaGATGGTGCAACACCAGTAACTAAACAAATGCAcacatttgagtattttccttgttgcaaattatgataatcacaatattaccctagtttaatgtgtagtttcaatgttttatgcaaATTTTCATCTCAATAGCTAGATAATTtttacgttccaccttaaatggtgcaacagacgacagagactgcagcatttaaggtagaaaggaaaaaagaaagaaaataatagcAAATAATAGATGATTTTAGCTTCTCATCACAAAGGAATTAAGAACTGAACAGTGATAATTATTCGCTGCACAATCTGCCCTCTTTCTGAAGACGTACAATAAAATAAGCCCTAAAGTtcactagttaagcagcagcagctaggttgctaggGGTTCAaataagaaatgggattggatACATTGGATTCCCAAACCTCATCTGCTCTTCtctgcattttcaatttaactaattaactatATAATGTGTTCCTGCAGCCTGATGGTTCCAGGCACGTTCCTGTAGAGGTGGTTTTAATGCAGAAGATGAGCGAGCCACCTGTTGACGACAGCGTCGTACGACTAATCGAGTGGTTCGATGAGCCTTGTCGTTATATCCTGATCATGGAGCACCCTAAACCCTGCAGGGACCTGTGGAATTTAATCTGTGCCTACGGAGGTTCTCTCAGTGAGGACATGGCCAGTGATATTATGTACCAGGTGTTGCACGCAGCAATCCACTGCCAGAAGCGAGAGATACTGCACAGAGACATCAAACCGGATAACTTTCTGATCAATATGGAGACCGCAGTGGTCAAACTCATCGACTTCGGCTGTGGTGACTGGATCAGAGACGACGAGTACCATAGTGTTATAGGTAAGTTGGAGTTTTGGGCCCTTAATGCACTACAAAACTAAACAACTTAAAAATAAGGTCCTTAGAGTAGCCTGTGCATtgcaaaaatccattggcaaaagcttgacaaatatatatatatatatatatatatatatatataaattgagatgtatatacttatattaagcaaaaaatatatataaattgttcttactaagactaagactaaggtctccttccactaaaatccactttttcaacTCCACTAGTAGAAATTTATCTTGTGTAAGAAGTAACTATatgtttaaatcggatctccggtggattccacattttaccgagaccttaaacaTGCACTAGggacatggcattcattcatactagagaccacgactagacattttaaaataaaaaaaaataaaaaaggttggaATGATCTTTAAGATAAGATATAATAACAAATGAGGGAGGCAAGAATTAAATAAGAAGCAAAATTGCAGATGTTTTGGGTTTAATTTGGTCACAAGTATCAGAATATTTAGCatgaaaaaatctaaaaagtaagactgaataagattattattatttaaattatcaaAATAATGGTTGGATGGacatttgcatattgtgatgtgtctgcgtacaaAAAGTACACGGAAACATAATCCACGCCTGTAGCACAGTTacacctgagagggcgctgcagaggcaaaaaTTACCACAATGAagggttaggaaatgtttatagaaaTTCTAAGTATGActggtattttttttacttctaagaaacacatttcagctattaattgaaatatatatatatatatagtttagtggctctttaaataaatatacagtagaaATAAAGTTGTTTTTTGTTCTCAGGCACGTGGCTTTACCACCCACCGGAGAGTATTCTGTGGAGAAGGTACCGCGCCACTCCAGCGACAGTCTGGTCTCTTGGAGTGACGCTGTACAGGATGGTTATGGGACACATGCCCTTTAAAAGCATACAGGAAATCGTCCAAGGGCGTCTAGAATTCAGAGACGACCTTTCCAAAGGTAAGTGAACGCCACCAAAAACTAGTAAATTGGATCTACTATAGGGAATATCGGATTTTTAAATAAACCACGAGTTTCCCATTTGGGGGCGTGTCAGTAACAAGAGgccaataaattaaataaatgtattttaattgatAAACAAATTCAATAAATTGATGCCGAAAGTTCGCATTGTAAACTGCTTAactaactaataaaatcactagcaaTACGTGAAAAAACCCATAAAAGTCTAGTCTAATTCACAGTTCTAATAGGATAAAAACATCACTCAACTAATGCACGTCTTATTCGCTTCATTCTCTTTGAGTAGGGCAAAATAAACCTTCTGTTTTTTATGATAATAGACTAAAATTACAAACAAAAGGATTTTTATAATAGTGTCCATTTACACATGaccaaaaaaacactcaaaataaaTCAAACTTGTAAGTaggaatttaataaattaataaataaaattgctagaaaaagacacagaaacacagagaacactttaactattaaaagtagaagttcttttctttagcaaaataacagatgaagccagagagcggggAGTActgaaaactgctacaggaagacgtctggctgacccacatggaaacagcagctttagcc
This DNA window, taken from Astyanax mexicanus isolate ESR-SI-001 chromosome 5, AstMex3_surface, whole genome shotgun sequence, encodes the following:
- the LOC111193664 gene encoding serine/threonine-protein kinase pim-1, with product MMEEFSFRGGKRKRGKEKEDPQRVLPGKNTLPESEAPDKKRRKVGENCRRPKKQRGGQKSEKQQKFKKPETFYSRYTIGKKIGEGGYGSVFEGTRNSDGLQVAIKFVPNSVGRRYKIGPDGSRHVPVEVVLMQKMSEPPVDDSVVRLIEWFDEPCRYILIMEHPKPCRDLWNLICAYGGSLSEDMASDIMYQVLHAAIHCQKREILHRDIKPDNFLINMETAVVKLIDFGCGDWIRDDEYHSVIGTWLYHPPESILWRRYRATPATVWSLGVTLYRMVMGHMPFKSIQEIVQGRLEFRDDLSKECCDLIRWCLQVDPNSRPSLLKMRKHQWFKSTFPEQVMEKDEPSRTLA